A window of the Verminephrobacter eiseniae EF01-2 genome harbors these coding sequences:
- the phaR gene encoding polyhydroxyalkanoate synthesis repressor PhaR — translation MSGQKSAETKSAPRVIKKYPNRRLYDTDTSSYITLAEVRQLVMAHQKLVVRDAKTGEDLTRSILLQIILEEEAGGVPMFTEAVLANIIRFYGHAMQGFMGAYLEKNVQAFTDIQVKLAEQSQSVTPEMWTRFMSLQSPMLKGMMGNYVEQSQSMLAQMQEQMHKQTEQMLGAFGLKR, via the coding sequence GTGTCCGGACAAAAAAGCGCCGAAACCAAGTCGGCCCCGCGCGTGATCAAGAAATACCCCAACCGCCGTTTGTACGACACGGATACCTCCAGCTACATCACCTTGGCCGAAGTGCGCCAACTCGTCATGGCCCACCAGAAACTGGTGGTGCGCGACGCCAAGACGGGCGAAGACCTGACGCGCAGCATCCTGCTGCAAATCATCCTGGAAGAGGAGGCCGGCGGCGTGCCCATGTTCACCGAGGCGGTGCTGGCCAACATCATCCGTTTCTACGGCCATGCGATGCAGGGCTTCATGGGCGCTTATCTGGAAAAGAACGTGCAAGCCTTTACCGACATACAGGTCAAGCTGGCCGAGCAGTCGCAAAGCGTGACGCCCGAGATGTGGACCCGGTTCATGAGCCTGCAGTCGCCGATGCTCAAGGGCATGATGGGCAACTATGTGGAGCAGTCGCAGTCGATGCTCGCGCAAATGCAAGAGCAGATGCACAAGCAGACCGAGCAGATGCTGGGAGCGTTTGGCCTCAAGCGCTGA
- a CDS encoding hydroxymethylglutaryl-CoA lyase encodes MSDLPRRVHLHEEGPREGFQMEAGPIASADKVRLIEALARTGLREIQCVSFVNPGRVPGMADAELVAQSIRKRQGVRYTGLWLNLRGMQRALGTPLDIEGTVSISASEAFSVRNYGKGTAALLDAQRTTLAFCVEHAIAVTRASVTTAFGCNLEGAICAATVVERVSQLLGLMDEFGLPLPILRLADTVGWAQPNAIASAIGAVRERWPALRLGLHLHDTRGTAMANALMGLQMGIDTFDSACAGLGGCPFAGHTGAAGNICTEDLAFMCEEMGIDTGVDLEALIECARLAEQIVGHPLPGKLMRAGTLERLRH; translated from the coding sequence ATGTCTGACCTTCCCCGTCGCGTGCATCTGCATGAAGAAGGCCCGCGCGAGGGCTTTCAGATGGAAGCCGGGCCGATTGCGTCGGCAGACAAGGTGCGCCTCATCGAAGCCTTGGCCCGGACGGGCCTGCGAGAGATACAGTGCGTGTCCTTCGTCAACCCCGGGCGCGTGCCCGGCATGGCCGACGCGGAACTCGTCGCGCAGTCGATCCGCAAGCGCCAGGGCGTGCGCTACACCGGCCTGTGGCTCAACCTGCGCGGCATGCAGCGCGCACTGGGCACGCCACTCGACATCGAAGGCACGGTGAGCATCAGTGCGTCCGAGGCGTTTTCGGTGCGCAACTACGGCAAGGGCACGGCCGCTTTGCTCGATGCGCAGCGGACGACGCTGGCGTTTTGCGTCGAACATGCGATTGCCGTAACCAGAGCCAGCGTCACCACGGCCTTCGGTTGCAACCTCGAAGGCGCGATCTGCGCCGCCACCGTGGTCGAACGTGTATCGCAACTGCTCGGCCTGATGGACGAATTCGGCCTGCCGTTGCCGATCCTGCGGCTGGCCGATACCGTGGGCTGGGCCCAGCCGAATGCGATAGCCTCGGCGATCGGCGCCGTGCGCGAACGCTGGCCGGCGCTGCGCCTCGGCCTGCACCTGCACGACACGCGCGGCACGGCCATGGCCAATGCGCTGATGGGCTTGCAGATGGGCATCGACACCTTCGACAGCGCATGCGCCGGACTCGGTGGTTGCCCGTTCGCCGGGCACACCGGCGCGGCCGGCAATATCTGCACCGAAGACCTCGCGTTCATGTGTGAGGAAATGGGCATCGACACCGGCGTCGATCTGGAGGCGCTGATCGAATGCGCGCGGCTGGCCGAACAGATCGTCGGCCATCCCTTGCCGGGAAAGCTCATGCGCGCCGGCACGCTGGAGCGCTTGCGGCACTGA
- the efp gene encoding elongation factor P, whose amino-acid sequence MKIAQEIRAGNVIMHGKDPMVVLKTEYARGGRGAATVRMKLKSLIANFGTEIVLRADDKIDNVILDKKECTYSYFADPMYVCMDAEYNQYEVEAGNMGDALNYLEDGMALEVVFYDGKAISVELPTSVEREITWTEPAVKGDTSGKVMKPAKIATGFEVPVPLFVAQGDRIEIDTRTGEYRRRV is encoded by the coding sequence ATGAAAATCGCTCAAGAAATCCGCGCCGGCAACGTCATCATGCACGGCAAGGATCCGATGGTCGTCCTGAAGACCGAATACGCCCGTGGCGGCCGCGGCGCTGCCACCGTGCGCATGAAGCTCAAGAGCCTGATCGCCAACTTTGGCACCGAAATCGTGCTCCGGGCCGACGACAAGATCGACAACGTGATCCTGGACAAGAAGGAATGCACCTATTCCTACTTTGCCGACCCGATGTATGTCTGCATGGACGCCGAATACAACCAGTACGAAGTCGAAGCCGGGAACATGGGCGACGCACTGAACTACCTGGAAGACGGCATGGCCCTCGAAGTGGTGTTCTACGACGGCAAGGCGATCTCGGTCGAACTGCCCACCAGCGTGGAACGCGAGATCACCTGGACCGAACCGGCCGTCAAGGGCGACACCTCCGGCAAGGTGATGAAGCCGGCCAAGATCGCCACCGGCTTCGAGGTGCCGGTGCCGCTGTTCGTGGCGCAAGGCGACAGGATAGAAATCGACACCCGCACCGGCGAATACCGCAGGCGCGTGTGA
- a CDS encoding Bug family tripartite tricarboxylate transporter substrate binding protein, translating to MLATAAAAQAQPYPTRPMTIVVPFAAGSGTDQLARSLAQALGAQYKVPVIVDNRAGASGFLAAQYVAKAVPDGYTVLMTTNTTHAANEHLFKKLPYDPVKDFTPVALLSKGHMLLLVNADSAIKSVADLIAAAKKSPGKLNFGSGSSSSRVASESLKQMAGIDVVNVPYKSNPMAITDLLGGQVDFMFADTPTALPQVKSGKLRALAVSGNQRLAAVPALPTVEEAGVKGYDMSYWTAVYLPPGAPAAITGKLNEMVIDAASAPTFVAYRASTSGEVVTSTPEGLAAFQAAESRKWGQVIRAAGIQPE from the coding sequence ATGCTCGCCACGGCCGCTGCCGCGCAGGCCCAGCCGTACCCCACCAGGCCGATGACCATCGTCGTGCCTTTCGCTGCCGGCAGCGGCACGGACCAGTTGGCGCGCAGCCTGGCGCAGGCGCTGGGTGCGCAGTACAAGGTGCCGGTCATCGTCGACAACCGGGCCGGTGCCAGCGGCTTCCTCGCCGCGCAGTACGTGGCCAAGGCCGTGCCCGACGGCTACACGGTGCTGATGACGACCAACACCACGCATGCGGCCAACGAGCATCTGTTCAAGAAACTGCCCTACGACCCGGTGAAAGACTTCACCCCGGTGGCGCTGTTGTCCAAGGGACATATGCTGCTGCTGGTGAATGCGGATTCAGCGATCAAGTCGGTGGCCGACCTGATCGCCGCCGCGAAGAAGTCGCCCGGCAAACTCAACTTCGGCAGCGGCAGTTCGTCCAGCCGCGTGGCCAGCGAATCGCTCAAGCAGATGGCCGGCATCGACGTGGTGAACGTGCCCTACAAGAGCAACCCCATGGCCATCACCGATCTGCTGGGCGGCCAGGTCGACTTCATGTTCGCCGATACACCGACTGCGCTGCCGCAGGTCAAGAGCGGCAAGCTGCGCGCGCTCGCCGTGAGCGGCAACCAACGGCTGGCCGCAGTGCCGGCATTGCCCACGGTGGAGGAAGCCGGCGTCAAGGGCTACGACATGTCGTACTGGACGGCCGTCTACCTGCCGCCCGGCGCGCCGGCCGCGATTACCGGCAAGCTCAATGAAATGGTGATCGACGCAGCGTCGGCACCCACCTTCGTGGCCTATCGGGCGAGCACCAGCGGCGAGGTGGTCACCAGCACGCCCGAAGGGCTGGCGGCGTTCCAGGCGGCCGAGTCGCGCAAATGGGGGCAGGTGATCCGCGCCGCAGGCATCCAACCCGAGTGA
- a CDS encoding sensor domain-containing protein, whose product MTTELSTDPLSPAGEGAMDSIAQARLQALVDAVPVALMEFRLQGERLRLRGANAAARRMPGLGAVRSPGADASEVFDQLADTPLMDQLYGVVRVGALLECRQVVREPGRLLLAWDLTARRVARDGIMVTVRDASEAETLRTALAASERSLEEVRRDLREQTEVFDTMESLARAGHWRRIEDPGETVLLWSPGLCAIAGFEQQEWVDPERAVSGILPEDRHVFRQLRERDGRGERGLDAEYRWRRPDGQVRWMRTRLQRTLPRDGVRVVMGVVQDVTDEHRAAEQLREQLLFIQRIASRIPGFIYEFRLHSDGATSVQYISDAVREFMGVEPREVTADHGVLMLRVLAQDRPQVRRSAITSVRKLVPWQCEYRVCMSDGSVRWHMTNAIPHREPDGSVVSHGFTMDITDRKLAEQEIERLAFYDALTGLPNRRLLLDRLQRSIATCQRTHKLGALLFIDLDNFKDLNDTLGHDMGDQLLAQVATRLVASVRAADTVARFGGDEFVVMLEALAPDLRSATAQAEMVADKLLASLNQPFALDGGQHYSTLSIGVTLFGEQRLSVDELLKRADLALYQAKAAGRNTQRFFDPDMQAAVNARSNLEADLRQGLARAELLVYYQPVVDHQARLMGAEALVRWRHPQRGMIGPADFIPLAEQTGLILPLGQYVLQTACAQLQRWSRHPDTAGLSISVNVSARQFRQPGFVAQVLHQLKSHGADPRRLKLELTESLLLGDIEDTIARMAQLKSEGVGFALDDFGTGYSSLSYLKRLPLDQIKIDQSFVREVLADPNDAAIVRTILALAKSLDLQVVAEGVETTGQLSFLQLHGCEGFQGYLFGRPGPVADIDAFLHPAG is encoded by the coding sequence ATGACAACCGAACTGTCGACCGACCCTCTTTCCCCTGCCGGAGAGGGGGCCATGGATTCCATTGCGCAAGCGCGTCTGCAAGCCCTGGTGGATGCGGTGCCGGTGGCCTTGATGGAGTTTCGCTTGCAGGGCGAGCGGCTGCGCTTGCGCGGGGCCAATGCCGCAGCCCGCCGCATGCCCGGCCTGGGCGCAGTGCGCAGCCCGGGCGCGGATGCCAGCGAGGTGTTCGACCAGTTGGCAGACACCCCCTTGATGGACCAGTTGTATGGCGTGGTGCGCGTGGGCGCATTGCTCGAATGCCGCCAGGTGGTGCGCGAGCCTGGCCGGCTGCTGCTGGCCTGGGACCTGACGGCCCGCCGCGTCGCCCGTGACGGCATCATGGTCACGGTGCGCGATGCCTCCGAAGCCGAAACCCTGCGCACCGCGCTGGCGGCGTCCGAGCGCTCGCTGGAGGAGGTGCGGCGCGATCTGCGGGAGCAGACCGAGGTCTTCGACACCATGGAAAGCCTGGCGCGCGCAGGCCACTGGCGCCGCATCGAAGACCCGGGCGAGACCGTGCTGCTGTGGTCCCCCGGTTTGTGCGCGATCGCCGGGTTCGAGCAGCAGGAATGGGTCGACCCCGAGCGTGCCGTCAGCGGCATCCTGCCCGAAGACCGCCATGTGTTTCGCCAACTGCGCGAGCGCGATGGACGCGGCGAACGCGGCCTGGACGCGGAATACCGCTGGCGCCGCCCCGACGGCCAAGTGCGCTGGATGCGCACGCGTTTGCAGCGCACGCTGCCGCGCGACGGGGTGCGGGTGGTGATGGGCGTGGTGCAGGACGTGACCGACGAGCACCGGGCCGCAGAGCAGTTGCGCGAGCAACTGCTGTTCATCCAGCGCATTGCCAGCCGCATACCCGGTTTCATCTACGAGTTTCGGCTGCATTCCGACGGCGCGACCAGCGTGCAGTACATCAGCGATGCGGTGCGCGAATTCATGGGGGTCGAACCCCGGGAGGTCACGGCCGACCACGGCGTGCTGATGCTGCGCGTGCTGGCCCAAGACCGGCCGCAGGTGCGGCGCTCGGCGATCACCTCGGTGCGCAAGCTGGTTCCCTGGCAATGCGAGTACCGCGTGTGCATGTCCGACGGCAGTGTGCGCTGGCACATGACCAATGCCATCCCGCACCGCGAGCCTGACGGCTCGGTGGTCTCGCATGGCTTCACGATGGACATCACCGACCGCAAACTGGCCGAGCAGGAGATCGAGCGCCTGGCGTTCTACGACGCGCTGACCGGCCTGCCCAACCGGCGCCTGCTGCTCGACCGGCTGCAACGCAGCATCGCCACCTGCCAGCGCACGCACAAACTGGGCGCGCTGCTGTTCATCGACCTGGACAACTTCAAAGACCTCAACGACACCCTGGGCCACGACATGGGCGACCAACTGCTGGCGCAGGTCGCCACCCGCCTGGTGGCCAGCGTGCGCGCCGCCGACACCGTGGCCCGCTTCGGCGGCGACGAATTCGTCGTCATGCTCGAAGCCCTGGCACCCGACCTGCGCAGCGCCACCGCGCAGGCCGAAATGGTGGCCGACAAACTGCTGGCCAGCCTGAACCAGCCCTTCGCGCTCGACGGCGGCCAGCACTACAGCACGCTGAGCATCGGCGTGACGCTGTTTGGCGAGCAGCGCCTGTCGGTCGACGAACTGCTCAAGCGCGCCGACCTGGCGCTGTACCAGGCCAAGGCCGCAGGCCGCAACACCCAGCGCTTCTTCGACCCGGACATGCAGGCCGCCGTCAACGCCCGCTCCAACCTGGAGGCCGACCTGCGCCAGGGCCTGGCGCGCGCCGAACTGCTGGTGTACTACCAGCCGGTGGTCGACCACCAGGCGCGCCTGATGGGCGCCGAAGCCCTGGTGCGCTGGCGCCACCCGCAGCGCGGCATGATCGGCCCGGCAGACTTCATCCCGCTGGCCGAGCAGACCGGGCTGATCCTGCCGCTGGGCCAGTATGTGCTGCAAACCGCCTGCGCGCAGTTGCAGCGCTGGAGCCGGCACCCGGACACCGCCGGGCTGTCGATCTCGGTGAACGTCAGCGCCCGGCAATTTCGGCAACCGGGCTTTGTCGCGCAGGTGCTGCACCAGCTCAAAAGCCACGGCGCCGACCCGCGCAGACTCAAGCTGGAGCTGACCGAAAGCCTGCTGCTGGGCGACATCGAAGACACCATCGCCCGCATGGCGCAGCTCAAGAGCGAAGGCGTGGGCTTTGCGCTGGACGACTTCGGCACCGGCTACTCCAGCCTGAGTTACCTCAAGCGCCTGCCGCTGGACCAGATCAAGATCGACCAGAGCTTCGTGCGCGAGGTGCTGGCCGACCCGAACGACGCGGCCATCGTGCGCACCATCCTGGCGCTGGCCAAGAGCCTGGACCTGCAAGTGGTGGCCGAAGGGGTCGAGACCACCGGACAGTTGTCGTTCCTGCAACTGCATGGCTGCGAAGGGTTTCAGGGCTATCTGTTCGGCCGGCCCGGGCCGGTGGCGGATATCGATGCCTTCCTGCACCCTGCCGGCTGA
- the rimO gene encoding 30S ribosomal protein S12 methylthiotransferase RimO translates to MTTMTAERAPRIGMVSLGCPKALTDSELILTQLSAEGYETSKTFQGADLVIVNTCGFIDDAVKESLDTIGEALAENGKVIVTGCLGARTGADGGNMVRQLHPSVLAVTGPQATQQVLDAVHRNLPKPHDPFIDLVPGGMGIAGLKLTPRHYAYLKISEGCNHRCTFCIIPTLRGALVSRPIGAVLNEARALFAGGVKELLVISQDSSAYGVDMQYRTGFWDGQPLKTRLLELVQALGALAEPYGAWVRLHYVYPYPSVDALIPLMAQGRVLPYLDVPLQHSHPEVLRRMKRPASGERNLERIQRWREVCPEIVIRSSFIVGFPGETQAEFEHLLDFLRAARIDRVGCFAYSDVSGAVANDLPGMLPMPLRQERRARFMAVAEALSSAKLQRRVGATMQVLIDAAPGLGRKGGVGRSYADAPEIDGAVHLLPPEKISKTLKVGEFTQARIVGVRGHDLLAQPI, encoded by the coding sequence ATGACCACAATGACCGCAGAGCGCGCCCCGCGCATAGGCATGGTGTCGCTCGGCTGCCCCAAGGCCCTGACCGACTCCGAACTCATCCTGACGCAGTTGAGCGCCGAGGGCTACGAGACCTCCAAGACCTTTCAGGGCGCGGATTTGGTCATCGTCAACACCTGCGGCTTCATCGACGATGCGGTCAAGGAAAGCCTGGACACCATTGGCGAGGCGCTGGCCGAGAACGGCAAGGTCATCGTCACCGGCTGCCTGGGCGCGCGCACCGGCGCCGACGGCGGCAACATGGTGCGCCAGTTGCACCCCAGCGTACTGGCCGTGACCGGGCCCCAGGCCACGCAGCAGGTGCTGGACGCAGTCCACCGGAACCTGCCCAAGCCGCACGACCCCTTCATCGATCTGGTGCCCGGGGGCATGGGCATTGCGGGCCTGAAGCTCACGCCCAGGCATTACGCCTACCTGAAGATCAGCGAGGGCTGCAACCACCGCTGCACGTTCTGCATCATCCCGACCCTGCGCGGCGCGCTGGTCTCGCGCCCGATTGGCGCTGTGCTGAACGAGGCCAGGGCCTTGTTTGCCGGCGGCGTGAAAGAACTGCTGGTGATCAGCCAGGACAGCTCGGCCTATGGCGTGGACATGCAGTACCGCACCGGTTTCTGGGACGGCCAACCGCTCAAGACCCGCCTGCTGGAACTGGTGCAGGCGCTGGGCGCGCTCGCCGAGCCCTACGGCGCCTGGGTGCGGCTGCACTATGTGTACCCCTACCCGAGCGTCGATGCGCTCATCCCGCTGATGGCCCAGGGCCGGGTGCTGCCCTATCTGGATGTGCCCTTGCAGCACAGCCACCCCGAGGTGCTGCGGCGCATGAAGCGCCCCGCCAGCGGCGAGCGCAACCTGGAGCGCATACAGCGCTGGCGCGAAGTCTGCCCCGAGATCGTGATCCGCAGCAGCTTCATCGTCGGCTTTCCCGGCGAGACGCAGGCCGAGTTCGAGCATCTACTGGACTTCCTGCGCGCAGCCCGAATCGACCGCGTCGGCTGCTTTGCCTACAGCGACGTGAGCGGCGCCGTGGCCAACGATCTGCCCGGCATGTTGCCGATGCCACTGCGGCAAGAGCGCCGCGCCCGTTTCATGGCCGTGGCCGAAGCGCTGTCGAGCGCCAAACTGCAACGCCGCGTGGGCGCCACGATGCAGGTGCTGATCGACGCTGCCCCGGGCCTGGGCCGCAAGGGCGGCGTAGGCCGCAGCTATGCCGACGCGCCGGAGATCGACGGCGCAGTGCACCTGCTGCCGCCCGAAAAGATCAGCAAGACCCTGAAGGTGGGCGAGTTCACCCAGGCCCGCATCGTCGGCGTGCGCGGGCATGACCTGCTGGCGCAGCCGATTTGA